DNA sequence from the Canis aureus isolate CA01 chromosome 12, VMU_Caureus_v.1.0, whole genome shotgun sequence genome:
GCtctgagatcaggccctggggaagGCTAGCCCTCAGATGCTCCTTTCTCtcatgttcctttttctttcccttctccttatCCCTCCTGACAGATTACCTCCTAGACCATTTCTGTGATGAGGGGAAAATGCCTGGACAGAGTGAAAGGACCAAGGGGGCCAAGGGACTGGGGACCTACTGTAGTCTCCAGAAGTCCTTTCTGTATCCTCCCCAAGGGCCTGAGCCCTGTGCTCCtagcccctcttcctctgccagttCAGACAGCCTCCTGCAGGTGGCCATGCCCCAGAAGCTCCTGCTAACTGAAGAGGTGAGACTACCAGCAAGGGGCTTCCACCTCTCCCAGTGCTCTTACAACTGCCATATTCCATGTAATACATCTGTATTGTCCCCTCACCTGGGCCCAGCCTTTCAGGGTCTTTCCATACTTCTGGCCTCTCTTTGGCTTtcttattctctgtctctctgtcatcTGGTTTTCCTTCTCCAGGAAGCGAACCATCTGGCTGAGGAGCTGGTGGCTGAAGAGGAGCGCATgaaacagaaagcagagaagaaacGACTCAAAAAGAAGGTAGCTGGAGGGCAGAAGGATGGGAACCCAGAGGTATCTAGGAGAGGGATGCTTTGTGAGCACAGGAGAGAACTCAAGGTGGCCCATTGTGGACCCTCTTGCCAGAGGGGGCCGAGGGGCTCAGAGCTTGGACAGAGAGGGTCTTGTGGAAGCCATATGGTATGGTGGTTCTGGAGTCACACTATGCTGCCTGGGTTGGAATCTGGCTCTTTTCTTACTGTGAGACCTCTCCCTGGTGACTCTCCTGTCTGCTTTTTCACCTGCAGCATAAGGATAACAACAAAATCTACCTCATGGAGTTttagggattaaatgagatagtgtaCGCAAAGCTCTTAACGTGGTACACGATGTATAGTCTGTATTGTACTCATAAAGAATTGGCTTCAAGATACAAATTGTGTGTATGTTTACATATAGTGTTCAAAATATGTCATCAGCATCATTGCCGTTATCATTGCAGCGTCAAAAGGATCGCAAGCGACAGGAGCGCTTGGAGCAGGAGGGCGGGGAGCCCAAGGTGAGTGTCTACAGGCAGATATGAAGAACACTAAGTGCCGGAGGGTGGGAGCTGAGAAGGCAGGCAGCTCAAGGTGATCcccacctgccttccctccaGGTTGAGGCCACCCCAAATGGGGATGGGAGCCCTCCATCCAGCCCCAGGAACCTTGCTCAGGGACAGTGTGATGAGGAAGAGGTGAGAGCGCCCCACCCTGCTTCCTGTACTTCTTGGTCTCTGTccaccttccctccccctcctgcagAACATACTttatccccaccccctcctgacTTTACTTTTTGTTCGCAGGACTCACTGGATCTGTCTAGCACTTTCGTGTCTCTGGCTTTGCGCAAGGTTGGGCGCAAGGAGGATTGGCCTCCTGGTGCCCGCAGAGAGAAGGGACTGAACCCGGAGCCTCGAGGCAAAACCCGGGGCCCCCATCAGAAGATGCGCCAGGAGGAAGGGAGCTCTCGGATAGAAGAGAGCCCCAGGCAGAGTCCTAAGGCAGAGGTGAGGTGACCAGTAGAAGGAGTTTTCTGGCTGCTCTAGGATTAAGAGATCTGGGGTCAGGCTCCATCACGGACATCCTGACCCTGGGTAGTTTCTTCTGCAGGAAGGTAGGGCTGGTACCATCTTGCAGAACTGTCATAAGAATTACATAAGTTGGATGAGGCTGACTGCAATATTCATTGTTTGAACAAAGGAGAAGGATTTGGGGAGGCTGAGGCCTGAGTCCTGTTTGACTTTTCTCCCCATCCCTAGGCATGTCCAGGACTGCTGGCAGCTGCCTTACAGCAGAGCCAGGAGCTGGCAAGTGAGACTCTCTccacacaccccccaccccgccttccctccctcaccctccctcctcccccaactctccCTGGGATAGGCCCATCTGAGCCCCCCCACCTTCTCTCTTCCCTAGAGTTGGGGACCAGCTTTGCCCAAAATGGTTTCTACCACAAGGCTGTGGTTCTCTTCACCCAGGCTCTGAAGCTCAACCCCCGGGATCATCGGTGAGTAGGGGCTTGGCCACTGTGCTGGGAGGTCAGGGCAAGGCAAAGTGTTGAAGATCCAGACTCTTGGCCACTTTGTCTTTATCAGGTTGTTTGGAAACCGTTCTTTCTGCCATGAGCGGCTGGGTCAGCCAACATGGGCCCTGGCCGATGCCCAGGTGGCCCTTACCCTGCGACCTGGCTGGCCCCGGGGCCTCTTCCGCCTGGGCAAGGCCTTGATGGGACTGCAGGTATTGGGTCTGAGACTGGAAGCATGGGCAGAATTTGGGTAGTGTGGTATAGGGTTTGGGTCTATATTGCCATTTTGTAGTAAAGCTCCTAGTACCACAGTGTCACAGTGTTAGCAGCACTAGGAGCTGATGTGGGTTTGAGGAGGGGGCAATTTTAATTTCCCTCATCCCCTTGATACCTACACTTTCCTCTTTCCAATCCCTCTGGGACAAAAGCGTTTTGAGGAGGCAGCTGCTGTGTTCCAGGAGACTCTGAGAGGCGGCTGCCAGCCTGACGCAGCCCGGGAGCTCCACTCTTGCCTTCTGCACCTCGCTCTGGTAAGGGAGCTGGGCCCATTGGCAGACCACGGGGGCAGCAGGAAAACCGGCTGCAGTTTCCACAGTGAGCTCTGCTCCCTTCCACCTCAGGCCGGTAGCGAGGGCAGGAACAAGTGGGATGAGGGGCGTGAGCTGTGCTGCCTGTGCTGCCGAGAAGGAGAAATAAGTGCGGCTCCCACTCTCTCCACAGCAGGATCCGCAAAGAGGAGGAATCCGGGAACCACCTGGCTTCCCGCAACCATTCTGCCATGCTGGGCCCAGTGTCTCAAGCCTCCTGCCTGTCAGCCGCCCTCCAAGTGCTGCTCCAAGAGCCTCTGTCCTCCTGTCTGCACCCTGGCCTCGTCTCCCTTGTCACCTGAGCCACTCCAACTCGCCCATCCCCCAGACTCTCCATCTCCAGGGCCCCTCAAAGGGCTCTGGTATCAGGACCGTGGCCCCAGCATCTACCTCAGGCCAGATGATGGAGGATCAGTACCTCATAGGACAGGGCTATGTGTGTATCCCATAGCTCCCTGCATATCTTGAGACCTTGTAGTCTAAAACCATAATTAAAGACTCCCCCGGTGGTCACTCCTCTTGCCACGGAGACCTGATGAAAGAAAGGAGCCCCATGTCCACTGAAACAACCTTTCTTTGATTCTGAAGCAGATGGCTTCCTCTGGGGGcagtaaggagaaagaaaatccacCAAGGCTCAGGAGGGAACTGCACGAAAGTTCAGGTCTTTAGACTCCAACAGACCCAGCAGGAAGCATACGGGTTTGCTCTGGGTTTGCTCTGCGTCTTGGCCCTGAGGGATTCATTCACCAGCCAGAACTCTGTGCTCAGGAATGGGGTTAGGGGATGAGTGACACCTGAGTCCCTCCACCCCCTTCACTTTCCTGAACCCAGCTCTCACCTGGTTTCTTGTAGCCCGAGCCCTGCATGCCTCATTTCCTGTCATTTGGTGCATATTCTGACCTCTCCTTTGTCCAGTAGCCTCACTTCCTCCAACTATTAGAAGATTCACTGGGGTTTGCATTTGGGAAGTCCCTTACCAGCTCCTGCCTGGAATAGGCAGGGTTCACAAATCTCCACCTCCCCACTGCTGGCTCTTCTGCTGATGGGACCTCAGCAGGCACCCAGGCTGCTGCTACTGTGGCCATGCCCTTTCTTCACTCCAGCACTGGgcattgtttttgctttgttttttaaatattttacttatttatccacaagagacacagagaaagagaggcagagacacaggcagagggagaagcaggctccatgcagggagcccagcgtgggacttgatcctgggtctccagggtcacaccctgggccaaaggcaggtgctaaaccgctgagccacctgggccacccccaGCACTGGGCATTGTAATGAGCATTTCCACCAAGGGTCACTGCCCCCCCAAAGAAGGCTGTCATTCCCTACTGCCCGTGTAATAATCACGGTCTTTTGGGTTCTCTAAGATCCTGGCAGCTTCCTCTCTACCCCTGCCTGGGACTCTCCCAGCTCATTGAGATGTGGATCTGCAGGGGACTTTTAGGTCTCCCAGAATGTTTCGCCTAGAGGAACCGTTCATCAGGATAAAATGATCCTTTCTGCCTTAAGGTCTTGACCACACCATTCACACCTGTATAGGAGGTGTTGAAACACCTCCTTTACATAGGGCTTTCCCAAATTCCTTTTGTTTATGGAGCAGGCTCCTTAGATACTGTGTAGCAGACTGAAATCTGCCATTGCTGGTTGGGTCATCTTGAGCAGGTCTCCTAACATCTGTGCCTCAGGTCCCTCCACTGTAAAATGGGGCAGTTCTACTTCTCAGGGCTGTTGTGATTACTGAAAGAGTGTGAGGAAATACCTACCAAGTGCCTTGTACATTATGGATGCTAAATAAACTGGATTTTGTCTGCAAGGGTCCTACATATTTATGATTCCTACAGTGAGAAGAGATGAGTTAAGTTGTTGcttatttcacaaaatacagaCTCCCTGGGGCTGCAGTTCTCCAAGCATAGGCATTGGATCTGCAGCAACCTGGGAAATTGTTGCAAACGTATATTGTCAGGCCCTACCCTAGACCTTCTAAATCAGGGGCCCAGCAATTTGTTTCGTGAATCCCTCCAGGTGATCCTAATGCCCAACCACTTGTATTAGGATCTGACAGAGGATATACCATCTGGAGGCTATTTTGGTGGGAGAGATTTGAGTTTTGTTCACCTCCAGCTTGATTTTGAGAAGTGGAAGCCCTGGGCTAGAATTTAGGAGGCCTCAAGTAGAGGGGGATTATGGCCTAGAGCCAATTTACTTGCCTCAATATACCTTCCTAACAAGAATTCTTTGCTCTGGGAGTTCTTTGTTCATGCCTAGTTGGGGAGAGGTGGTTGTGTTTGTTTGAGGGATGATTATATTATGGTGACTCCATTAGAGGCCTGTTCATGTGGCCTTCTTGTTCTAAGCAGCAAGGAGGTACTTCCCTACTTTGGGGACTCCACTAGGGTTCCTCAAAGAATGGGCACCCATCACTACTGTGTGGTATCTTTGCTTTCAGACTAAGTTGGCTCCTTGCTCTTCCAGCCACTCAGAGAAATGTCCCCTCCCCAGTAGCTTGTGACCTATCCTGGACTTGAATCTTCTCTGAGAGCCACAGGACTCCTGACATCTTGTCCCCATTTTGCCCCCTACACACTGCTGACTGGTAGGGTTCCAACCCAGCAGCCTGAGTTCTGAGTCCCTAGGGTTGAAATGCACAGTGACCAATCATCCCGGTTTTCCTGGGACTGAGGGATTTCCTGGAGTGTGAGATTTTCAGTGCTGAACCTGGGAAAGTCCTTGGCCAGCAGGAATGAGTCTGTCACTCTAAAGGTTCCAGAGAGGCAGCCTTAGGAAGGGGatgaaggaaatgagaagggGCCCTAAACCAGAACCAGGGTGGGTGTGTGCCGTCTACATGTATACAAAGGGCAACACAGGTGCAAAGAATACTTTTCGTATGATGGCTGACAAAGTCTTAGCCCTAGGCCAGTGGTCCTTATTTCAGTCCATGATGCCATTTTTCTTCTGGTTGCTCAGGTTCGTGAGGTTGTCACTGATTGATGAAATTTTCAGTCACCGGATAATCACACAGATTCCTCTTTTGTTATAGCCTCCCCCACCTGCCAAGTCTGGCCCTGGATTCTCTCAGCTCTGACCTTCTGCAGCGCCCAGAGATACAATCCTTTCTCAGGTCCCTGCTGTCCCCAGTCCACCTTACACTTGCAGCCAGACTAGCCTGCTCTAAAGCTGCTGGCATGGCTCTGCCCTCTAAAACCTCCAAGGACCACAGTCAATGTACAGTACAATGCCTAAATTCCTACCTTTGGccctttctcccctttctttaTAAACCATTTTCTTCTCTCAAGCCCAGTTAGAGTTACAGGGACAGAACCGTAGTGGCCAAAAGAATGAGCCCCT
Encoded proteins:
- the TTC31 gene encoding tetratricopeptide repeat protein 31 isoform X1 gives rise to the protein MAPRTQWIFFDGLWRVIPSACTRSMWIGAAGGYSCGTMVGGAGAWAQGLRLGSEIRPWGRLALRCSFLSCSFFFPFSLSLLTDYLLDHFCDEGKMPGQSERTKGAKGLGTYCSLQKSFLYPPQGPEPCAPSPSSSASSDSLLQVAMPQKLLLTEEEANHLAEELVAEEERMKQKAEKKRLKKKRQKDRKRQERLEQEGGEPKVEATPNGDGSPPSSPRNLAQGQCDEEEDSLDLSSTFVSLALRKVGRKEDWPPGARREKGLNPEPRGKTRGPHQKMRQEEGSSRIEESPRQSPKAEACPGLLAAALQQSQELAKLGTSFAQNGFYHKAVVLFTQALKLNPRDHRLFGNRSFCHERLGQPTWALADAQVALTLRPGWPRGLFRLGKALMGLQRFEEAAAVFQETLRGGCQPDAARELHSCLLHLALQDPQRGGIREPPGFPQPFCHAGPSVSSLLPVSRPPSAAPRASVLLSAPWPRLPCHLSHSNSPIPQTLHLQGPSKGSGIRTVAPASTSGQMMEDQYLIGQGYVCIP
- the TTC31 gene encoding tetratricopeptide repeat protein 31 isoform X2, producing MAPRTQWIFFDGLWRVIPSACTRSMWIGAAGGYSCGTMVGGAGAWAQGLRLGSEIRPWGRLALRCSFLSCSFFFPFSLSLLTDYLLDHFCDEGKMPGQSERTKGAKGLGTYCSLQKSFLYPPQGPEPCAPSPSSSASSDSLLQVAMPQKLLLTEEEANHLAEELVAEEERMKQKAEKKRLKKKRQKDRKRQERLEQEGGEPKVEATPNGDGSPPSSPRNLAQGQCDEEEDSLDLSSTFVSLALRKVGRKEDWPPGARREKGLNPEPRGKTRGPHQKMRQEEGSSRIEESPRQSPKAEACPGLLAAALQQSQELAKLGTSFAQNGFYHKAVVLFTQALKLNPRDHRLFGNRSFCHERLGQPTWALADAQVALTLRPGWPRGLFRLGKALMGLQRFEEAAAVFQETLRGGCQPDAARELHSCLLHLALDPQRGGIREPPGFPQPFCHAGPSVSSLLPVSRPPSAAPRASVLLSAPWPRLPCHLSHSNSPIPQTLHLQGPSKGSGIRTVAPASTSGQMMEDQYLIGQGYVCIP
- the TTC31 gene encoding tetratricopeptide repeat protein 31 isoform X4, which gives rise to MWIGAAGGYSCGTMVGGAGAWAQGLRLGSEIRPWGRLALRCSFLSCSFFFPFSLSLLTDYLLDHFCDEGKMPGQSERTKGAKGLGTYCSLQKSFLYPPQGPEPCAPSPSSSASSDSLLQVAMPQKLLLTEEEANHLAEELVAEEERMKQKAEKKRLKKKRQKDRKRQERLEQEGGEPKVEATPNGDGSPPSSPRNLAQGQCDEEEDSLDLSSTFVSLALRKVGRKEDWPPGARREKGLNPEPRGKTRGPHQKMRQEEGSSRIEESPRQSPKAEACPGLLAAALQQSQELAKLGTSFAQNGFYHKAVVLFTQALKLNPRDHRLFGNRSFCHERLGQPTWALADAQVALTLRPGWPRGLFRLGKALMGLQRFEEAAAVFQETLRGGCQPDAARELHSCLLHLALQDPQRGGIREPPGFPQPFCHAGPSVSSLLPVSRPPSAAPRASVLLSAPWPRLPCHLSHSNSPIPQTLHLQGPSKGSGIRTVAPASTSGQMMEDQYLIGQGYVCIP
- the TTC31 gene encoding tetratricopeptide repeat protein 31 isoform X3; the encoded protein is MAPVPKTVGRIKLDCPLLPGCPLGAAAVPKLCKEFRPEDYGAEDTVDFLRRLVESDPQRLHQIHVDRSSGRLQLWHHDYLLDHFCDEGKMPGQSERTKGAKGLGTYCSLQKSFLYPPQGPEPCAPSPSSSASSDSLLQVAMPQKLLLTEEEANHLAEELVAEEERMKQKAEKKRLKKKRQKDRKRQERLEQEGGEPKVEATPNGDGSPPSSPRNLAQGQCDEEEDSLDLSSTFVSLALRKVGRKEDWPPGARREKGLNPEPRGKTRGPHQKMRQEEGSSRIEESPRQSPKAEACPGLLAAALQQSQELAKLGTSFAQNGFYHKAVVLFTQALKLNPRDHRLFGNRSFCHERLGQPTWALADAQVALTLRPGWPRGLFRLGKALMGLQRFEEAAAVFQETLRGGCQPDAARELHSCLLHLALQDPQRGGIREPPGFPQPFCHAGPSVSSLLPVSRPPSAAPRASVLLSAPWPRLPCHLSHSNSPIPQTLHLQGPSKGSGIRTVAPASTSGQMMEDQYLIGQGYVCIP
- the TTC31 gene encoding tetratricopeptide repeat protein 31 isoform X5, producing MPGQSERTKGAKGLGTYCSLQKSFLYPPQGPEPCAPSPSSSASSDSLLQVAMPQKLLLTEEEANHLAEELVAEEERMKQKAEKKRLKKKRQKDRKRQERLEQEGGEPKVEATPNGDGSPPSSPRNLAQGQCDEEEDSLDLSSTFVSLALRKVGRKEDWPPGARREKGLNPEPRGKTRGPHQKMRQEEGSSRIEESPRQSPKAEACPGLLAAALQQSQELAKLGTSFAQNGFYHKAVVLFTQALKLNPRDHRLFGNRSFCHERLGQPTWALADAQVALTLRPGWPRGLFRLGKALMGLQRFEEAAAVFQETLRGGCQPDAARELHSCLLHLALQDPQRGGIREPPGFPQPFCHAGPSVSSLLPVSRPPSAAPRASVLLSAPWPRLPCHLSHSNSPIPQTLHLQGPSKGSGIRTVAPASTSGQMMEDQYLIGQGYVCIP